A region of Candidatus Omnitrophota bacterium DNA encodes the following proteins:
- a CDS encoding ATP-grasp domain-containing protein produces the protein MANVAVKRGMGHKPRTSKARGKIVGLTYDVKPDYVLKKGDPEDANAEFDHPDTIEVIKDAIESGGHKVVKIGNVRNLLLRLKKLDVDIVFNIAEGITGRNRESEVPVILEMAGIPFVGGDGLTLGLTLDKIMAKKILISEGVPTPAFFEVSDIRNIDGVGIGYPLIVKPKQEGSSKGISDKSIVKNVRELKRRAGWVIRTYKQPALVEKFITGSEFTVPIIGTENPEVLPTVQISIDGKTNLGDLCYTFSRIKSDTLSYVCPAKITRDLDKKLKAVALKAYKAVECRDFGRVDIRVDKNGNPFVLEINPLPSLSTEDVFMTVARNMKISYNNIINRILDHALERYGMR, from the coding sequence ATGGCAAATGTTGCGGTGAAACGCGGAATGGGGCACAAGCCCCGCACCTCAAAGGCGCGGGGTAAAATAGTGGGGCTGACCTACGACGTCAAGCCCGACTATGTATTGAAGAAAGGCGATCCGGAAGACGCCAATGCCGAGTTTGACCATCCCGATACCATCGAAGTCATAAAGGACGCAATAGAATCCGGCGGCCATAAGGTCGTGAAGATCGGTAACGTCCGCAACCTCCTTCTCCGGTTGAAAAAGCTCGATGTCGACATCGTCTTTAATATAGCCGAGGGCATAACCGGGCGGAACAGAGAATCCGAGGTGCCCGTGATATTGGAGATGGCCGGAATCCCGTTCGTCGGGGGCGACGGGCTTACGCTGGGCCTGACGCTCGACAAGATAATGGCAAAGAAGATCCTCATCTCCGAAGGTGTGCCTACGCCCGCGTTCTTTGAGGTCTCCGATATAAGGAATATAGACGGCGTTGGGATCGGTTATCCCCTGATAGTCAAGCCGAAGCAGGAAGGCTCGAGCAAGGGGATAAGCGATAAGTCTATCGTAAAGAACGTCCGCGAGCTCAAAAGGCGCGCGGGTTGGGTAATACGGACTTATAAACAGCCGGCACTCGTCGAAAAATTTATTACCGGCTCGGAATTCACCGTACCTATCATAGGGACCGAAAACCCCGAGGTGCTGCCGACGGTCCAGATCAGCATAGACGGCAAGACAAACCTAGGCGACCTCTGCTACACCTTCTCGAGGATAAAGTCGGACACGTTAAGCTATGTATGCCCGGCAAAGATCACCCGGGACCTCGACAAGAAGCTTAAGGCCGTGGCTTTAAAGGCCTATAAGGCGGTAGAATGCCGCGATTTCGGCAGGGTAGATATAAGGGTGGACAAGAACGGCAACCCGTTCGTGCTCGAGATCAACCCGCTGCCGTCGCTCTCTACCGAGGATGTCTTCATGACAGTGGCGAGGAACATGAAGATATCATACAACAACATAATAAACAGGATACTCGATCACGCGCTGGAAAGGTACGGGATGAGATAA
- a CDS encoding tetratricopeptide repeat protein, with protein sequence MKRLFDLKAWILVSIILIFCNIAAFAAGNKKVAQLLGQATQFLSAGDYDKAIKTCDDILGVDRNCPAAYYLRGFANRYKKEYVIAIVDFTRAVQLNPKYAAAYYGRALSYAYTGDYGNALADLDAAIAIDPRYTDAYINRARVYYEIDEYDKAWDDVHKAESLGVSEDILYKSFIKKLKEVSGRNR encoded by the coding sequence ATGAAAAGACTTTTTGATCTCAAAGCGTGGATTTTAGTTTCTATTATCCTGATTTTCTGCAATATCGCGGCTTTTGCGGCCGGTAACAAGAAGGTTGCGCAGCTTTTGGGGCAGGCGACACAGTTTTTAAGCGCCGGCGACTACGATAAGGCGATAAAAACATGCGATGACATCCTCGGAGTGGACCGGAATTGCCCGGCCGCCTATTATCTCCGCGGATTCGCCAACCGTTACAAGAAGGAATACGTGATCGCTATCGTGGATTTCACGCGCGCGGTGCAGCTCAACCCTAAATATGCGGCCGCCTATTACGGCCGCGCGCTCTCATACGCATATACGGGGGATTACGGTAACGCGCTGGCGGACCTTGACGCGGCGATCGCCATAGATCCCCGTTATACCGACGCGTATATAAACCGCGCGAGGGTCTATTATGAGATAGACGAATACGACAAGGCGTGGGACGACGTGCATAAGGCGGAATCCCTCGGCGTATCCGAGGACATACTATACAAGAGCTTCATCAAGAAGCTGAAGGAAGTTTCGGGAAGGAACCGATAG
- a CDS encoding DNA glycosylase has product MRLSLPVSDFNLEHTLECGQAFRWERSGDFYAGVIGKALVKVAFDGRALAIEAGSPVDRDKIADYFGLNEDLPRIYKEIGADPHIKKAIKKYRGLRILNQDRWECLASFILSSYTNIPRIKKMIAGLSKRFGKRLAFGGTEAYSFPPAARIAGADIKALKGLGLGFRAAYIKDTAQKVASKKFDLDALEDLNYTEAKERLMSLKGVGGKVADCVLLFSFKKYEAFPVDVWIKRGIEELYFDGKTVAPKKAAEFARERFGAYAGYAQEYLYHYLRHGRGKA; this is encoded by the coding sequence ATGAGATTAAGCTTACCCGTCTCTGATTTTAACCTCGAACATACGTTGGAATGCGGCCAGGCGTTCCGGTGGGAGAGGTCCGGTGATTTTTACGCCGGCGTGATAGGCAAAGCGCTTGTCAAGGTCGCGTTTGACGGCCGCGCTCTCGCCATAGAGGCCGGTTCCCCCGTAGACAGGGATAAGATAGCCGATTATTTCGGGCTCAATGAGGACCTGCCGCGCATATATAAGGAAATAGGCGCAGACCCGCACATCAAAAAGGCCATAAAGAAATACCGCGGCCTCAGGATATTGAACCAGGACCGGTGGGAGTGCCTCGCCTCGTTCATCCTTTCATCGTATACCAATATCCCGCGCATAAAAAAGATGATAGCAGGCCTTTCGAAAAGGTTCGGCAAGAGGCTCGCCTTTGGCGGGACGGAAGCTTATTCCTTTCCTCCGGCCGCGCGTATCGCCGGGGCCGATATAAAAGCCCTCAAGGGATTGGGGCTCGGTTTCAGGGCCGCGTATATAAAGGATACCGCGCAGAAGGTCGCCTCGAAAAAGTTTGACTTGGATGCGCTCGAGGATTTAAACTATACGGAAGCGAAGGAAAGGCTGATGTCGCTTAAGGGCGTGGGCGGGAAGGTCGCGGATTGTGTCTTGCTCTTTTCGTTCAAGAAATACGAGGCCTTTCCGGTAGATGTGTGGATAAAGAGGGGCATCGAGGAGTTATATTTTGACGGGAAGACCGTGGCGCCTAAGAAAGCCGCGGAGTTCGCGCGGGAACGTTTCGGCGCCTACGCCGGATACGCGCAGGAATACTTATATCATTATTTAAGGCACGGGAGGGGGAAAGCATGA
- the dcd gene encoding dCTP deaminase produces the protein MIKPDRWIKKMVLEAGMIEPFIDHQVSEGHISYGLSSFGYDIRVHDEFKVFVGTGNPVIDPKHIDPHSFVDFKGKECIIPPNSFVLARSLEYFKMPERVIAICFGKSTYCRCGVIVNISPLEPTWEGYLTMAVSNTTPHPAKIYSEEGIAQLLFYECDEAPEVTYRDRKGKYQAQQGIVLPKVK, from the coding sequence ATGATAAAACCTGATCGCTGGATCAAAAAGATGGTCCTCGAGGCCGGGATGATCGAACCTTTTATCGACCACCAGGTCTCAGAGGGCCATATCAGTTACGGCCTCTCGAGCTTCGGTTACGACATAAGGGTCCATGACGAATTCAAGGTATTCGTCGGCACGGGAAATCCCGTAATAGACCCCAAGCATATCGACCCGCACTCTTTCGTCGACTTTAAGGGAAAAGAGTGCATTATCCCGCCGAACTCGTTCGTCCTCGCGCGTTCGCTGGAATACTTCAAGATGCCGGAGAGGGTGATCGCCATCTGCTTCGGCAAGTCCACATACTGCCGCTGCGGGGTGATCGTGAATATCAGCCCGCTCGAACCGACCTGGGAGGGTTACCTCACCATGGCGGTAAGCAATACGACGCCGCATCCCGCAAAGATCTATTCCGAAGAAGGCATCGCGCAGCTCCTCTTTTACGAATGCGACGAAGCGCCGGAAGTCACATACAGGGACAGAAAAGGAAAATACCAGGCGCAACAGGGGATAGTCCTTCCTAAAGTAAAATGA
- a CDS encoding vitamin B12-dependent ribonucleotide reductase, with the protein MGDTGIKNGLSANSKKVLEKRYLRKDSEGRVIETPEELFRRVAHNIASADSYYDPDYNVAKLEDEFYSIIYNLDFLPNSPTLMNAGRELQQLSACFVLPVEDSMESIFEAIKNTALIHRSGGGTGFSFSRLRPANSMVKTTGGIASGPVSFMKVFDAATHAVKQGGTRRGANMGILRIDHPDVLDFIKCKETDKDITNFNISVAITEEFMKRVERDEEYDLIAPHNKKVFGHLKAREVFDMIVKRAWKNGEPGIIFIDRINKSNPTPKIGAIESTNPCGEQPLLPYESCNLGSINLSKMVDMDASSPQLDWEKLRRTTKLAIHFLDNVIDMNKFPLPQIETMTKANRKIGLGVMGFAEMLIKLGVPYNSDEAIELAEKVMSFIQEESRREAHALALRRGPFPNFSSSVYSDGPSLRNATLTTIAPTGTLSILADTSSGIEPVFAISYYREVMDKTKLVEVNRLFEGVAKERGFYSEELMQKIAEKGTLHDVEEVPDDIKRVFVTAHDITPIWHIRMQAAFQKYTDNAVSKTVNFPHNATPDNVHEVYLLAYKMGCKGVTIYRDGSREEQVLYIARTKEKPDAENAEGNEAPAAKAEDKARTSPRPRPEVTRGTTTKILTGCGNLYITINEDENGMPFEVFTQMGKAGGCASSQLEAIGRLVSLALRCGLDTHSIIEQLNGIRCPNPSWEKGGRIFSCADALAKVIERRLLNKKAQDVAAAPQSAPEVRAEELPSAKAGVLSEVKGGVLSEAKGKNKLGNVVGVCPDCGGALQHVEGCMVCKACGYSKCG; encoded by the coding sequence ATGGGGGATACAGGTATCAAGAATGGTTTATCAGCCAATTCCAAAAAAGTCCTGGAAAAACGTTATCTCAGGAAGGACTCGGAAGGCCGCGTCATAGAGACCCCGGAGGAGCTCTTCAGGCGCGTAGCGCATAACATAGCTTCAGCGGACTCATATTATGATCCAGATTATAATGTGGCAAAGCTTGAGGATGAGTTTTACTCTATAATATACAACCTGGACTTCCTGCCTAATTCACCGACCCTGATGAACGCCGGACGCGAGCTGCAGCAGCTGTCGGCGTGTTTCGTCCTGCCGGTGGAAGATTCCATGGAATCGATATTCGAGGCGATAAAGAACACGGCGCTCATCCATCGTTCCGGCGGCGGCACCGGGTTCTCTTTCTCTAGGCTGCGCCCGGCCAACTCGATGGTAAAGACGACCGGCGGCATCGCGAGCGGCCCGGTATCCTTCATGAAAGTATTCGACGCTGCCACCCACGCCGTAAAACAAGGCGGCACACGCCGCGGCGCGAACATGGGCATACTGCGCATCGACCATCCGGATGTCCTCGATTTCATAAAATGCAAAGAGACGGACAAGGACATAACGAATTTCAACATCTCGGTCGCGATCACCGAAGAGTTCATGAAGAGGGTCGAGCGCGACGAGGAATACGACCTCATCGCCCCGCACAACAAGAAAGTCTTCGGGCACCTGAAGGCCCGCGAAGTATTCGACATGATAGTCAAGAGGGCCTGGAAGAACGGCGAGCCGGGAATAATATTCATCGACAGGATAAACAAGTCGAACCCGACGCCGAAGATCGGCGCGATCGAATCGACGAACCCGTGCGGCGAGCAGCCCTTGCTCCCCTATGAGAGCTGCAACCTCGGCTCGATAAACCTTTCTAAGATGGTGGACATGGATGCCTCCTCTCCCCAGCTCGACTGGGAGAAGCTGCGCCGGACGACGAAACTCGCGATCCATTTCCTCGATAACGTGATCGATATGAACAAGTTCCCGCTCCCGCAGATCGAGACGATGACCAAGGCCAACCGGAAGATCGGCCTCGGCGTCATGGGATTCGCCGAGATGCTCATAAAGCTTGGGGTCCCTTATAATTCCGACGAAGCGATAGAATTGGCCGAGAAGGTGATGTCGTTCATCCAGGAAGAATCGAGGAGGGAAGCGCACGCGCTCGCGTTAAGGCGCGGGCCGTTCCCGAACTTCTCGAGCTCCGTTTATTCCGACGGGCCGAGCCTGAGGAACGCGACGCTGACCACTATCGCCCCGACCGGGACGCTCTCCATACTCGCCGACACCTCGAGCGGCATCGAACCGGTTTTCGCCATATCCTATTACCGCGAGGTGATGGACAAGACGAAACTGGTCGAGGTCAACAGGTTATTCGAGGGCGTCGCGAAGGAACGCGGTTTCTATTCCGAAGAGCTGATGCAGAAGATCGCCGAGAAAGGGACGCTCCATGACGTAGAGGAGGTCCCCGACGACATAAAGAGGGTATTCGTCACGGCGCACGACATAACGCCGATCTGGCATATCAGGATGCAGGCAGCTTTCCAGAAGTATACGGATAACGCCGTTTCGAAGACGGTCAACTTCCCGCATAACGCGACGCCGGACAATGTGCACGAGGTATACCTGTTGGCTTATAAGATGGGATGCAAGGGCGTGACCATATACCGCGACGGCAGCCGCGAAGAGCAGGTCCTTTATATCGCCCGCACTAAAGAGAAACCGGACGCGGAGAACGCCGAAGGGAACGAGGCCCCGGCAGCGAAGGCCGAAGATAAGGCGCGCACATCACCCCGCCCGAGGCCCGAGGTCACAAGGGGCACGACCACGAAGATACTCACGGGCTGCGGCAACCTCTATATCACGATAAATGAGGACGAGAACGGGATGCCGTTCGAGGTATTCACGCAGATGGGCAAGGCCGGCGGATGCGCCTCGAGCCAACTCGAAGCCATCGGCAGGCTCGTATCGCTCGCGCTGCGCTGCGGCCTCGATACCCATTCAATAATAGAGCAGCTCAACGGCATCAGGTGCCCAAACCCGTCGTGGGAGAAGGGCGGCAGGATATTCTCCTGCGCCGATGCCTTGGCAAAGGTCATAGAAAGACGGCTGCTGAACAAGAAAGCGCAGGACGTCGCCGCGGCTCCGCAGTCCGCGCCTGAAGTAAGGGCCGAAGAGTTGCCTTCCGCGAAAGCCGGTGTCCTGAGCGAAGTGAAGGGCGGAGTCCTGAGCGAAGCGAAGGGGAAGAACAAGCTCGGCAACGTCGTAGGTGTCTGCCCGGATTGCGGCGGCGCGCTCCAGCACGTCGAAGGCTGCATGGTCTGCAAGGCGTGCGGCTATTCCAAGTGCGGCTAA
- the gpmA gene encoding 2,3-diphosphoglycerate-dependent phosphoglycerate mutase, giving the protein MYKVVLLRHGESTWNKENRFTGWTDVDLSEKGLAEAKKAGEVLKKEGFVFDVAFTSVLKRAIRTLWITLDGMDLMWIPVYNSWRLNERHYGALQGLNKSEMAAKFGEEQVLVWRRSYDTPPPALEKNDPRSPAKDPRYKDLKPSEIPLTECLKDTVARFLPYWHETMAPAVKSGKHVIIAAHGNSLRALVKYLDNVSDQDIVGLNIPTGLPLVYELDNNLKPIKHYYLGDPEEVKKAMEAVANQGKAKK; this is encoded by the coding sequence ATGTATAAAGTTGTATTACTTCGTCACGGCGAGAGTACTTGGAATAAGGAGAACCGGTTCACCGGCTGGACAGATGTCGACCTCTCCGAGAAAGGCCTCGCCGAGGCGAAGAAGGCAGGCGAGGTGTTAAAGAAGGAAGGTTTCGTATTCGACGTCGCGTTCACGTCGGTCCTCAAGAGGGCGATAAGGACGCTCTGGATAACCCTCGACGGGATGGACTTGATGTGGATACCCGTATATAATTCATGGCGCTTAAACGAGAGGCATTACGGCGCGCTACAAGGCCTCAATAAATCCGAGATGGCCGCGAAGTTCGGCGAAGAGCAGGTTTTAGTATGGCGCAGGAGTTACGACACGCCGCCGCCGGCATTAGAAAAAAATGACCCCCGCAGCCCGGCGAAAGACCCGCGCTACAAAGATTTGAAACCGAGCGAGATACCGCTGACCGAGTGCCTCAAGGATACGGTCGCGCGCTTCCTTCCTTATTGGCACGAGACTATGGCGCCGGCAGTAAAGAGCGGCAAACACGTCATTATCGCCGCGCACGGCAACTCTTTAAGGGCGCTCGTAAAATACCTCGATAACGTATCGGACCAGGATATCGTCGGGCTTAATATACCCACAGGCCTGCCTCTTGTCTACGAACTCGACAATAACCTGAAACCGATAAAGCATTATTATCTCGGCGACCCGGAAGAAGTCAAGAAGGCGATGGAAGCCGTCGCCAATCAGGGCAAAGCCAAAAAGTAG
- a CDS encoding ATP-dependent helicase yields MKIDYKKELNPAQFKAVESTEGPHLVIAGAGSGKTRTLVYRVAYLVEKGIKPDRILLLTFTRKASEEMLRRAAKLLDDRCERVAGGTFHSFANMVLRKYAKLVEYPNNFTIMDESDAEDAVNIVRVKFGFDHLEKHFPRKGALLDVISKSVNKSDDIGKILELEYPQFVEWESAIKKIKEGYAKYKREKSLMDYDDLLVFLKRLLHEHKDVRSRLSEQYQYIMVDEYQDTNRLQADIVRLLASEHDNVMVVGDDSQSIYSFRGANFKNIIDFPKVFRGAKVIMLEENYRSTQQILDLTNEVIKNAEEKFEKVLFTKKREGKSPVFVEARDENTQSRYIVQKIIELVDEGVMLKEIAVLFRAGWHSNDLEIELANHDIPFVKYGGQRFVEAAHIKDVISYLRIAQNPDDQVSWHRALLLMRGIGQKTAAKITEQMIEKNKGLEVDKDILKKSEDLVNLIDMLKELKPGKYPPVELLKEFLKYYDPLLKAKYDDFHRRAPDLNSLERIASRYKSLETFLTDMALEPPEKSVLDAGLRGKHDHAMTLSTIHSAKGLEWHTVFVIYVAEGHLPSYQSMDDNDAIEEERRLFYVAATRAKDNLILLKPAIDRSARWMRSYAGGNTGSIFTEVSRFLKEGSILERFMDVERVGEGLDDIEFEEAFKI; encoded by the coding sequence ATGAAGATAGATTATAAAAAAGAATTAAATCCCGCCCAGTTTAAAGCGGTCGAGTCCACTGAAGGGCCGCATCTTGTCATCGCCGGGGCAGGCAGCGGGAAGACGCGCACGCTCGTCTACCGCGTGGCCTACCTCGTTGAAAAAGGAATCAAGCCCGACCGGATATTACTGCTTACCTTTACCCGCAAGGCGTCCGAAGAGATGCTCCGCCGCGCCGCTAAATTGCTCGACGACCGCTGCGAGAGGGTCGCCGGCGGCACCTTCCACTCATTCGCCAATATGGTCCTGCGCAAATACGCGAAGCTGGTCGAATATCCCAATAATTTCACGATAATGGACGAATCCGACGCCGAGGACGCGGTAAATATCGTGCGCGTCAAGTTCGGCTTCGACCATCTCGAGAAGCACTTCCCTCGCAAGGGGGCGCTTCTCGACGTCATCTCGAAATCCGTCAACAAATCGGACGATATCGGCAAAATCCTCGAGCTCGAATACCCGCAGTTCGTCGAATGGGAGAGCGCGATAAAGAAGATAAAAGAGGGATACGCCAAATACAAGCGCGAGAAGTCTCTCATGGACTACGACGACCTGCTCGTATTCTTGAAAAGGCTGCTCCATGAGCACAAGGATGTCCGCTCGAGGCTCTCGGAACAGTATCAGTATATAATGGTCGATGAATACCAGGACACGAACAGGCTGCAGGCGGATATCGTGCGTTTGCTGGCATCGGAGCACGATAATGTCATGGTCGTCGGCGACGATTCCCAGAGTATATATTCGTTCCGCGGCGCGAATTTCAAGAACATCATAGACTTCCCGAAGGTGTTCAGGGGCGCGAAGGTGATAATGCTGGAGGAGAACTACCGCTCGACCCAGCAGATACTCGACCTGACCAACGAGGTCATAAAGAACGCCGAGGAGAAGTTCGAGAAGGTCCTTTTTACCAAGAAGCGCGAAGGGAAATCCCCGGTGTTCGTCGAAGCGCGCGATGAAAACACCCAATCCAGATATATCGTCCAGAAGATAATCGAACTGGTCGATGAGGGCGTCATGCTCAAGGAGATCGCCGTGCTATTCCGCGCCGGTTGGCACTCGAACGACCTTGAGATCGAGCTCGCCAACCACGATATCCCGTTCGTAAAATACGGCGGACAGAGGTTCGTCGAGGCGGCGCATATAAAGGACGTCATCTCATACTTGCGTATCGCTCAAAATCCCGACGACCAAGTGAGCTGGCACAGGGCCTTGTTATTGATGCGCGGCATCGGGCAGAAGACCGCCGCGAAGATAACCGAGCAGATGATAGAAAAAAATAAAGGCCTCGAGGTCGACAAGGACATTTTAAAAAAATCAGAAGACCTGGTAAACCTTATCGATATGCTGAAAGAATTGAAACCCGGGAAATACCCGCCCGTTGAACTCCTGAAAGAATTCCTGAAATATTACGATCCTCTGCTCAAGGCGAAATACGACGATTTCCACAGGCGCGCGCCGGACTTGAATTCGCTGGAGCGCATCGCCTCGAGGTATAAATCGCTCGAGACCTTCCTGACCGACATGGCGCTCGAGCCGCCGGAGAAGAGCGTCCTCGATGCGGGCTTACGGGGCAAACATGACCACGCGATGACGCTTTCGACGATACACTCGGCGAAGGGGCTCGAGTGGCACACGGTCTTCGTCATATACGTGGCCGAGGGACATCTGCCGTCGTACCAGTCCATGGACGATAACGACGCGATAGAAGAGGAACGCCGCCTGTTTTACGTGGCAGCCACGCGGGCAAAAGATAACCTCATACTATTAAAACCTGCCATAGACCGCTCCGCCCGCTGGATGAGGAGTTATGCCGGCGGGAATACCGGCTCTATATTTACCGAAGTCTCCCGCTTCCTTAAAGAGGGAAGTATCCTGGAACGGTTTATGGATGTAGAACGGGTGGGAGAAGGTCTGGATGATATTGAATTTGAAGAGGCTTTTAAGATATAA
- a CDS encoding NUDIX hydrolase: MSKPIKTKLQFSAGGVVYRKAGAETEVIVLTRGEGKIFCLPKGKIERLETPQQAALREIKEETGLTGSIEKELGKINYWFYSDEDKARVHKTVYFYLVRFESGNTADHDTDAEDVRWLPVEEALRIMTYPSERQMVEKAKNEDRL, translated from the coding sequence AATTACAATTCTCTGCCGGCGGCGTGGTATACCGCAAGGCAGGCGCCGAAACGGAGGTCATTGTCCTGACCCGCGGCGAAGGAAAGATATTCTGCCTTCCCAAAGGAAAGATAGAGAGACTCGAGACCCCCCAGCAGGCGGCCCTCCGCGAGATCAAGGAAGAGACAGGCCTTACCGGCTCCATCGAGAAGGAACTCGGGAAGATAAATTACTGGTTCTATTCGGATGAGGACAAGGCCCGCGTCCACAAGACCGTATATTTCTACCTCGTAAGGTTCGAATCCGGGAACACCGCGGACCACGACACGGACGCCGAAGACGTCCGCTGGCTGCCGGTAGAAGAGGCCTTAAGGATAATGACTTATCCCTCCGAACGCCAGATGGTCGAAAAAGCCAAGAATGAAGATAGATTATAA